In a genomic window of Ralstonia nicotianae:
- a CDS encoding serine/threonine protein kinase: MRHDGQPPSPDASEAPYAGLTPDSILDALAQVGLMPDGRMFALNSYENRVYQAGIEDGAPVVVKFYRPGRWNDAQIVEEHAFTAELAAAEIPVVAPLEIDGRTLHAFDRWHFAVFPRCAGRVPAIDRDDTLEWMGRFLGRIHAVGARRPFMARPTLDIDTFGVQSRDWLLEHDFIPPDLLPAWRSVADAALDGVRRCYDRAGEVAMLRLHGDCHASNVLWIDEADALKNDPLRSAGPHFVDFDDSRTGPAVQDLWMLLSGDRASMRHQLASVLAGYEDFCAFDTRELHLVEALRTLRLLHYSAWLARRWNDPAFPAAFPWFNTQRYWQDRVLELREQIALLDEPPLW; the protein is encoded by the coding sequence ATGCGGCACGACGGTCAGCCTCCATCGCCCGATGCGTCCGAGGCGCCCTATGCCGGCCTGACGCCCGACAGCATTCTCGATGCGCTGGCGCAGGTCGGGCTGATGCCGGACGGCCGCATGTTCGCGCTCAACAGCTACGAGAACCGCGTCTACCAGGCGGGCATCGAAGACGGCGCGCCGGTGGTCGTCAAGTTCTATCGCCCCGGGCGCTGGAACGACGCGCAGATCGTCGAAGAGCACGCCTTCACCGCCGAGCTGGCGGCGGCCGAGATCCCGGTGGTCGCGCCGCTGGAAATCGACGGCCGCACGCTGCACGCCTTCGACCGCTGGCACTTCGCCGTCTTCCCGCGCTGCGCCGGCCGCGTGCCGGCCATCGACCGCGACGACACGCTCGAATGGATGGGGCGCTTCCTCGGCCGCATCCACGCCGTCGGCGCGCGCCGTCCGTTCATGGCCCGGCCCACGCTCGATATCGACACCTTCGGCGTGCAGTCGCGCGACTGGCTGCTCGAACACGATTTCATCCCGCCCGACCTGCTGCCCGCCTGGCGCAGCGTGGCCGATGCCGCGCTCGACGGCGTGCGCCGCTGCTACGACCGCGCGGGCGAGGTCGCGATGCTGCGCTTGCACGGCGATTGCCACGCCTCCAACGTGCTGTGGATCGACGAGGCCGATGCGCTCAAGAACGATCCGCTGCGCAGCGCCGGCCCGCACTTCGTCGATTTCGACGATAGCCGCACCGGCCCCGCCGTGCAGGACCTGTGGATGCTGTTGTCGGGCGATCGCGCGTCGATGCGGCATCAATTGGCCAGCGTGCTCGCCGGCTACGAGGATTTCTGCGCGTTCGACACGCGCGAGCTGCATCTGGTGGAGGCGCTGCGCACGCTGCGCTTGCTGCACTACAGCGCCTGGCTGGCGCGGCGCTGGAACGATCCGGCGTTCCCGGCGGCCTTCCCGTGGTTCAACACGCAGCGCTACTGGCAGGACCGCGTGCTGGAGCTGCGCGAGCAGATCGCGCTGCTGGACGAGCCGCCGCTCTGGTAG
- a CDS encoding response regulator, with amino-acid sequence MRILIAEDDATLADGLTRSLRQAGYAVDRAADGAAADAALSAQTAQTYDLLILDVGLPRLSGLEVLKRLRSRGAMLPVLILTAADSVDERVKGLDLGADDYMAKPFALSELEARVRALVRRGTGGGATLVRHGPLAFDQVGRIAYIRDQMVDLSARELGLLEILLSRAGRLVSKEQLVDHLCGWGEEVSNNAIEVYVHRLRKKIEVDGIRIATVRGLGYCLERVSVPAAVHG; translated from the coding sequence ATGCGCATCCTGATTGCTGAAGACGACGCCACCCTGGCCGACGGGCTGACCCGTTCGTTGCGCCAGGCCGGCTATGCCGTCGACCGGGCCGCGGACGGCGCCGCCGCCGACGCGGCCCTTTCCGCGCAGACCGCGCAAACCTACGACCTGCTGATCCTCGATGTCGGGCTGCCGCGCCTGTCCGGCCTGGAAGTGCTCAAGCGGCTGCGCTCGCGCGGGGCGATGCTGCCGGTGCTGATCCTGACCGCCGCCGACAGTGTCGACGAGCGCGTCAAGGGCCTGGACCTGGGGGCCGACGACTACATGGCCAAGCCCTTTGCGCTGTCCGAGCTGGAGGCGCGCGTGCGGGCGCTGGTGCGGCGCGGCACCGGCGGCGGCGCCACGCTGGTCCGCCACGGGCCGTTGGCCTTCGACCAGGTCGGACGCATCGCCTACATCCGCGACCAGATGGTGGACCTGTCGGCGCGGGAGCTCGGGCTGCTGGAGATCCTGCTGTCGCGCGCCGGCCGGCTGGTCTCGAAGGAACAGCTGGTCGACCACCTGTGCGGCTGGGGCGAAGAAGTCAGCAACAACGCGATCGAGGTCTACGTGCACCGCCTGCGCAAGAAGATCGAGGTGGACGGCATCCGCATCGCCACCGTGCGCGGGCTCGGCTATTGCCTGGAACGCGTGAGCGTACCGGCTGCCGTCCATGGGTGA
- a CDS encoding pirin family protein, translating to MDTLVQPHVEHARRVERVVTGHATSDGAGVRLTRVLTQPLQRRLDPFLMLDAFRSDDPNDYLAGFPDHPHRGFETVTYMIAGRMRHRDNAGHEGLLQTGGVQWMTAGSGIVHSEMPEQEDGVMEGFQLWLNLPARDKMTTPWYRDIPSAEIPGFTTEGGVAVRVIAGESHGVQGAMTRDATQPLYLDLSLPAGAAFAQPLPARHNAFVYVFRGSALVGDAQAPGGAGLQRVDDKQMAILANTEGSDGVVIRADDAPARVLLVAGQPLNEPIAQYGPFVMNTQEEIFQAVRDFQAGKFA from the coding sequence ATGGACACCCTCGTACAACCCCACGTGGAACACGCCCGCCGCGTCGAGCGCGTCGTCACCGGCCACGCCACCTCGGACGGCGCGGGCGTCAGGCTCACGCGCGTGCTGACCCAGCCGCTGCAGCGCCGGCTCGATCCGTTCCTGATGCTCGATGCCTTCCGCAGCGATGACCCGAATGACTATCTGGCCGGCTTCCCCGATCATCCGCACCGCGGCTTCGAGACGGTGACGTACATGATCGCGGGCCGCATGCGCCACCGCGACAACGCCGGCCACGAGGGCCTGCTGCAGACCGGCGGCGTGCAATGGATGACGGCCGGCAGCGGCATCGTGCATTCGGAGATGCCGGAGCAGGAGGACGGCGTGATGGAAGGCTTCCAGCTGTGGCTGAACCTGCCCGCGCGCGACAAGATGACGACGCCGTGGTATCGCGACATCCCCTCGGCCGAGATTCCCGGGTTCACGACGGAAGGCGGCGTGGCGGTGCGCGTGATCGCCGGCGAGTCGCATGGCGTGCAAGGCGCGATGACGCGCGATGCGACGCAGCCGCTGTACCTGGACCTCTCGCTGCCGGCGGGCGCGGCATTCGCGCAGCCGCTGCCGGCGCGGCACAACGCGTTCGTCTATGTGTTTCGCGGCAGCGCGCTGGTCGGCGATGCGCAGGCGCCGGGCGGTGCCGGACTGCAGCGCGTGGACGACAAGCAGATGGCCATCCTCGCCAACACGGAAGGCAGCGACGGCGTGGTGATCCGCGCGGACGATGCGCCGGCGCGCGTGCTGCTGGTGGCCGGCCAGCCGCTGAACGAGCCGATCGCGCAGTACGGCCCGTTCGTGATGAACACGCAGGAAGAGATCTTCCAGGCCGTGCGCGACTTCCAGGCCGGCAAGTTCGCCTGA
- a CDS encoding FAD-dependent oxidoreductase, whose translation MTALHPLSIGIAGAGNAGLAAAIAFARQGHDVRVFEKHPQLTAMGAGLLIQPQGIRAFEALGLGRELEGIGAPIDRLLGLSHRGWRLIDVDLAGSPGRAVTRPALSNLLFDAARRAGAAFSFGCGIRELHRDGVRARVVHAGGESGFDLFVIADGAASTLREQAGLAGPSSLYRWGTLWFQAWVDGWDPRALQQRFRGTREMMGLLPTDTEGHRTRLSMFWSLRGDALEAWRRTDIGQWKQQVLRLWPQSAPVVEQIRAHDDLPFAAYRHTWPRALARPPYCVIGDAAHAMSPQLGLGTTLAAQDALALACAVQAHGPVDGALAYHARRLRTVQAYQTVSRALTPCFQATHGGWARDLVFAAGLRIPGVPWLMKRSLTEPPARGTAIGTVPANEEPQA comes from the coding sequence ATGACCGCTCTCCACCCACTGTCCATCGGCATCGCCGGCGCCGGCAATGCCGGCCTGGCTGCCGCCATCGCCTTTGCCCGGCAGGGCCACGATGTCCGCGTTTTCGAGAAACATCCGCAGTTGACGGCTATGGGCGCGGGGCTGTTGATCCAGCCGCAGGGCATCCGCGCGTTCGAGGCACTGGGCCTGGGCCGCGAACTCGAAGGGATCGGCGCGCCGATTGACCGGCTGCTCGGCCTGAGCCATCGGGGCTGGCGGCTGATCGACGTCGATCTGGCCGGCTCGCCTGGCCGCGCGGTGACACGCCCCGCGCTGTCGAACCTGCTGTTCGACGCGGCGCGGCGGGCCGGTGCGGCATTCAGCTTCGGCTGCGGCATCCGCGAACTCCACCGCGATGGGGTGCGGGCGCGGGTTGTGCACGCCGGTGGCGAATCGGGGTTCGACCTCTTCGTCATCGCCGATGGCGCGGCATCGACGCTGCGCGAGCAGGCCGGGCTGGCGGGGCCGTCGAGCCTCTACCGCTGGGGCACGCTGTGGTTCCAGGCGTGGGTGGACGGCTGGGACCCCCGCGCGCTGCAGCAACGCTTTCGCGGTACGCGCGAGATGATGGGCCTGCTGCCCACCGACACAGAGGGCCATCGCACGCGCCTGTCGATGTTCTGGAGCTTGCGCGGCGATGCCCTGGAGGCCTGGCGACGGACCGACATCGGGCAATGGAAGCAGCAGGTGCTGCGCCTGTGGCCGCAATCGGCACCGGTGGTCGAGCAGATCCGCGCGCACGACGACCTGCCGTTCGCCGCCTACCGCCATACCTGGCCGCGCGCCCTGGCCCGGCCGCCCTACTGCGTGATCGGCGACGCAGCCCACGCGATGAGCCCGCAACTGGGCCTGGGCACCACGCTGGCGGCACAGGACGCACTGGCCCTCGCCTGCGCCGTGCAGGCGCATGGGCCGGTCGACGGCGCCCTCGCCTACCATGCGCGCAGGCTGCGCACCGTGCAGGCCTACCAGACCGTCAGCCGTGCGCTCACGCCGTGCTTCCAGGCAACGCATGGGGGCTGGGCGCGCGACCTCGTGTTCGCCGCCGGCCTGCGCATCCCGGGCGTGCCCTGGCTGATGAAGCGCAGCCTGACCGAGCCGCCCGCGCGCGGCACCGCCATCGGCACCGTGCCCGCGAACGAAGAACCCCAGGCATGA
- a CDS encoding sodium/substrate symporter small subunit produces MTPDATSDAPTPARRRWISNMRWIAALLGVWFVVTFVVAFFARDLSMRIFDWPFAYWVAGQGAPIAYVLITMLYAWRTNRLADAAARDAGAAQQDARATSPPPSI; encoded by the coding sequence ATGACGCCCGACGCCACATCGGACGCACCGACGCCCGCGCGCCGGCGCTGGATCTCCAACATGCGCTGGATCGCCGCGCTGCTGGGCGTGTGGTTCGTGGTGACCTTCGTGGTGGCGTTCTTCGCGCGCGACCTGTCGATGCGCATCTTCGACTGGCCCTTCGCTTACTGGGTGGCCGGCCAGGGTGCGCCCATCGCCTACGTGCTGATCACCATGCTGTATGCCTGGCGCACCAACCGGCTCGCCGATGCTGCGGCGCGAGACGCCGGCGCAGCGCAGCAGGACGCGCGCGCGACCTCACCGCCCCCCTCGATTTGA
- a CDS encoding MFS transporter produces MATVQSAPNAPVGRMQPSPMTREEKKVIFASSLGTVFEWYDFYLYGSLAAIIAKQFFSGLDPTAAFIFALLAFAAGFLVRPFGALVFGRLGDMIGRKYTFLITILIMGTSTFIVGLLPSYTTIGAAAPVILIMLRLLQGLALGGEYGGAATYVAEHAPHGRRGNYTSWIQTTATLGLFLSLIVILVVRELTGASFEDWGWRIPFLVSIVLLATSVYIRLSMSESPAFQKMKAEGKTSKAPLTESFGQWRNLKIVILALVGLTAGQAVVWYTGQFYALFFLTQVLKVDAFTANVLIAVALAIGTPFFVFFGSLSDRIGRKWIIMAGCLLAVLTYFPLFKALTHYANPALERAQQTAQITIKADPKECSFQGSPIAREVDFRSSCDIAKRTLAQSSASYESEDAPAGTIASVTIAGREIASLNASRTADGQNFDADSKKKITDFKKSVSDALKAANYPSKADPAQMNTVMVLVILVILVIYVTMVYGPIAAMLVELFPTRIRYTSMSLPYHIGNGWFGGLLPTISFALVAQHGNIYYGLWYPIWIAAITFVIGALFVRETKDVDIYRHD; encoded by the coding sequence ATGGCAACCGTGCAAAGTGCACCGAACGCGCCCGTCGGGCGCATGCAGCCCTCGCCCATGACCCGGGAGGAGAAGAAGGTCATCTTCGCCTCCTCGCTGGGCACGGTGTTCGAGTGGTACGACTTCTATCTCTATGGGTCCCTGGCGGCCATCATCGCCAAGCAGTTCTTTTCCGGGCTGGACCCGACGGCGGCGTTCATCTTTGCGCTGCTGGCATTCGCGGCGGGCTTCCTGGTGCGGCCGTTCGGCGCGCTGGTGTTCGGCCGGCTGGGCGACATGATCGGGCGCAAGTACACCTTCCTGATCACCATCCTGATCATGGGCACGTCGACCTTCATCGTCGGCCTGCTGCCCTCCTACACCACGATCGGGGCGGCCGCACCGGTCATCCTCATCATGCTGCGCCTGCTGCAGGGCCTGGCGCTGGGCGGCGAGTACGGCGGTGCCGCCACCTACGTCGCCGAGCACGCGCCGCACGGGCGGCGGGGCAATTACACGTCGTGGATCCAGACCACCGCCACGCTGGGCCTGTTCCTGTCGCTGATCGTGATCCTGGTGGTGCGCGAGCTGACCGGCGCATCGTTCGAGGACTGGGGCTGGCGCATCCCGTTCCTGGTGTCGATCGTGCTGCTGGCCACGTCGGTGTACATCCGCCTGTCGATGAGCGAGTCGCCGGCGTTCCAGAAGATGAAGGCCGAGGGCAAGACCTCCAAGGCCCCGCTGACGGAATCGTTCGGCCAGTGGCGCAACCTGAAGATCGTGATCCTGGCGCTGGTGGGACTGACCGCCGGCCAGGCCGTGGTGTGGTACACGGGCCAGTTCTATGCGCTGTTCTTCCTGACGCAGGTGCTGAAGGTGGATGCGTTCACGGCCAACGTGCTGATTGCCGTGGCGCTGGCCATCGGCACGCCGTTCTTCGTGTTCTTCGGCTCGCTGTCGGACCGCATCGGCCGCAAGTGGATCATCATGGCCGGTTGCCTGCTGGCGGTGCTGACCTACTTCCCGCTGTTCAAGGCGCTCACCCACTATGCCAATCCGGCGCTGGAGCGTGCCCAGCAGACCGCGCAGATCACCATCAAGGCCGATCCGAAGGAATGCTCGTTCCAGGGCAGCCCGATCGCGCGGGAAGTCGATTTCCGCTCGTCGTGCGACATCGCCAAGCGCACGCTCGCGCAATCGTCGGCCAGCTATGAATCGGAAGACGCGCCGGCCGGCACCATCGCCTCGGTGACGATCGCCGGCAGGGAAATCGCCTCGCTCAACGCCAGCCGCACGGCCGACGGCCAGAACTTCGATGCCGACAGCAAGAAGAAGATCACCGACTTCAAGAAATCGGTGAGCGACGCGCTCAAGGCGGCGAACTACCCGAGCAAGGCCGACCCGGCGCAGATGAACACGGTGATGGTGCTGGTGATCCTGGTGATCCTGGTGATCTACGTGACCATGGTCTATGGCCCGATCGCGGCAATGCTGGTGGAGCTGTTCCCGACGCGCATCCGCTATACGTCGATGTCGCTGCCGTACCACATCGGCAACGGCTGGTTCGGCGGCCTGCTGCCGACCATCTCGTTCGCGCTGGTGGCGCAGCACGGCAACATCTACTACGGGCTGTGGTACCCGATCTGGATTGCCGCCATCACCTTCGTGATCGGGGCCCTGTTCGTGCGGGAGACCAAGGACGTCGACATCTATCGCCACGACTGA
- a CDS encoding response regulator transcription factor, whose translation MRIALLEDDPFQSEVIAQILSQSGHDVVTFTNGATLLRMLGRSSYDMLVLDWHTPGMLGIDLLSVVRSRHQEVLPILFVTAEARERGLVRALGQGADDYITKPFHIPELRARVEALLRRAHPVPYAGMPFAVGPYHFHPQRRLVTLHGAPLALTGIEFQLAMLLFANAGRTLSRDHIFGQVWGRNSAEYTRTIDSHVSRIRLKLRLEPVNEVRLVAVYKHGYRLDHLSVADKTGTLAVSVAEPAVI comes from the coding sequence ATGCGCATCGCCTTGCTTGAGGACGATCCCTTCCAGAGCGAAGTCATCGCCCAGATCCTGTCCCAGTCCGGCCACGACGTGGTGACGTTCACCAATGGCGCCACGCTGCTGCGCATGCTGGGCCGCTCGTCGTACGACATGCTCGTGCTCGACTGGCACACGCCCGGCATGCTGGGCATCGATCTGCTGAGTGTCGTGCGCAGCCGGCACCAGGAAGTCCTGCCGATCCTCTTCGTCACGGCCGAGGCCCGCGAGCGGGGCCTGGTGCGGGCGCTGGGCCAGGGCGCGGACGACTACATCACCAAGCCGTTCCACATCCCCGAGTTGCGCGCCCGTGTCGAAGCCCTGCTGCGCCGGGCCCACCCGGTACCGTACGCCGGCATGCCGTTCGCGGTCGGCCCGTATCACTTCCATCCGCAGCGCCGGCTGGTCACGCTGCACGGTGCGCCGCTCGCGCTCACCGGCATCGAGTTCCAGCTGGCCATGCTGCTGTTCGCCAACGCGGGCCGCACGCTGTCGCGCGACCACATCTTCGGGCAGGTCTGGGGCCGCAATTCGGCGGAGTACACGCGCACGATCGACAGCCATGTGTCGCGCATCCGCCTGAAGCTGCGCCTCGAGCCGGTGAACGAGGTCCGGCTGGTGGCGGTGTACAAGCACGGCTACCGCCTGGATCACCTGAGCGTCGCAGACAAGACCGGCACCCTGGCAGTATCCGTCGCGGAACCCGCGGTGATCTAG
- a CDS encoding sensor histidine kinase: MGDRLAWPWRRPRAAPDRTAPGADDHDLADTLPHLENDATRPIARSLFGEILDWMLAPLLLLWPMSIAVTYLVAKSIANAPYDRALESSAIVLSQQLHEVNGRVTLQLPISAREILRADETDNIYYQVLGSSGEFVSGDRDLPLPPEEDAGAGSLVQLRDDRIHGAEIRVAYTYVQQPGARPALVQVAETLDKRAQLANEIIKGVILPQFVILPLAVILVWFGLTRGLAPLNAIQERIRARSPGDTSPIDEGAAPQELTPLVASFNELLGRLEQSVQTQKRFIADAAHQMKTPLAGLRMQAELAQREQSPDELRRTLAHIADSSERTAHLVKQLLSLARMENMGAADGMVPLDLCALSRQVVAEWLPKAWAKQIDLGFEEPGAPVTTSGNATMLAEMLNNLLDNAIRYTPDGGHVTVRVTTAPFEPFVFLDVEDTGPGIPAAERERVMQRFYRILGTQAEGSGLGLAIVREIVQQHGGDIAVLDYVYQSSPRLAGARFRITLPRGTPGEGASA, encoded by the coding sequence ATGGGTGACCGGCTGGCCTGGCCCTGGCGCCGGCCGCGCGCGGCGCCCGACCGCACCGCGCCGGGCGCCGACGACCACGATCTCGCCGACACCCTCCCCCACCTCGAGAACGACGCCACCCGGCCCATCGCCCGCTCACTGTTCGGCGAGATTCTCGACTGGATGCTCGCGCCGCTGCTGCTGCTGTGGCCGATGAGCATTGCGGTGACCTACCTGGTGGCCAAGTCGATCGCCAATGCGCCGTACGACCGCGCGCTGGAATCGAGCGCCATCGTGCTCAGCCAGCAATTGCACGAGGTCAACGGGCGCGTGACGTTGCAGTTGCCGATCTCTGCGCGGGAGATTCTGCGCGCGGACGAGACCGACAACATCTATTACCAGGTGCTCGGCAGCAGCGGCGAGTTCGTCTCCGGCGACCGCGATCTGCCGCTGCCCCCCGAGGAGGACGCCGGCGCCGGCAGCCTGGTGCAACTGCGCGACGACCGTATCCACGGTGCGGAGATCCGCGTGGCGTACACCTATGTGCAGCAGCCCGGCGCCCGGCCCGCGCTGGTGCAGGTGGCCGAGACGCTGGACAAGCGCGCGCAGCTGGCCAACGAGATCATCAAGGGTGTGATCCTGCCGCAGTTCGTGATCCTGCCGCTGGCGGTGATCCTGGTGTGGTTCGGGCTCACGCGCGGACTGGCGCCGCTCAACGCGATCCAGGAGCGCATCCGCGCGCGCAGCCCGGGCGACACGAGCCCCATCGACGAAGGCGCGGCGCCGCAGGAGCTGACGCCCCTGGTCGCCTCATTCAACGAGCTGCTCGGGCGCCTGGAGCAATCGGTGCAGACGCAGAAGCGCTTCATCGCCGACGCCGCGCACCAGATGAAAACACCGCTGGCCGGCCTGCGCATGCAGGCGGAGCTGGCGCAGCGCGAGCAGTCGCCCGACGAACTGCGCCGCACCCTGGCCCACATCGCCGACAGCTCGGAGCGCACCGCGCACCTGGTCAAGCAGCTGCTGTCGCTGGCGCGCATGGAGAACATGGGCGCGGCCGACGGCATGGTGCCGCTGGACCTGTGCGCGCTGTCGCGGCAGGTGGTGGCCGAGTGGCTGCCCAAGGCCTGGGCCAAGCAGATCGACCTGGGCTTCGAGGAGCCCGGCGCGCCGGTGACGACCTCCGGCAACGCCACCATGCTGGCCGAGATGCTCAACAACCTGCTCGACAACGCGATCCGCTATACGCCCGACGGCGGCCATGTCACGGTGCGCGTGACCACCGCGCCGTTCGAGCCCTTCGTGTTCCTAGATGTGGAGGACACCGGCCCCGGCATTCCGGCGGCCGAGCGCGAGCGGGTCATGCAGCGCTTCTATCGCATCCTCGGCACGCAGGCCGAGGGCAGCGGACTGGGCCTGGCGATCGTGCGCGAGATCGTGCAGCAGCACGGCGGCGACATCGCGGTGCTGGACTACGTCTACCAGTCGTCGCCGCGGCTGGCGGGGGCGCGGTTCCGCATCACCCTGCCGCGCGGCACGCCGGGCGAGGGGGCCTCGGCATGA
- a CDS encoding LysR family transcriptional regulator, with protein sequence MDLNQLALFVRVVEAGSFTAAAVRLDLPKSSVSRGIAALEQDLNVRLLQRTTRTLHLTDAGQSLYQVASHALEEIERATTCAGELQDLPRGKVRMTAPEDVGRLLIAPIVARFMQQYPDIDLDVVLTPRNVDLVQEGFDLAVRVGRLADSSLVARPLGVLRIGLFASPDYLQKQGVPQAVRDLSHHNCLDFRGTGRGETQWRLVGPDGLKTVAVRARLNADSLSYLETLIASGAGIGPLPLYAGGVARANAPLPRLVRVLPEYATSGEPLHLVTPTARFIPKRVRLLIDMLTEAIRHELDSSDPA encoded by the coding sequence ATGGATCTCAACCAACTGGCGCTGTTCGTGCGCGTCGTCGAAGCGGGGAGCTTCACGGCGGCGGCGGTGCGGCTGGACTTGCCCAAGTCGTCGGTCAGCCGGGGCATCGCCGCGCTCGAGCAGGATTTGAACGTCCGGCTGCTACAGCGCACCACGCGCACGCTGCACCTGACCGATGCCGGCCAGAGCCTGTACCAGGTGGCGTCGCATGCACTGGAAGAGATCGAGCGCGCCACCACCTGCGCCGGTGAACTGCAGGACCTGCCGCGCGGCAAGGTGCGCATGACGGCCCCCGAAGACGTCGGCCGGCTGCTGATCGCGCCGATCGTGGCGCGCTTCATGCAGCAGTACCCCGACATCGACCTCGACGTGGTGCTGACGCCGCGCAACGTCGATCTCGTGCAGGAGGGCTTCGATCTGGCGGTCCGCGTCGGGCGCCTGGCCGACAGTTCGCTGGTGGCCCGGCCGTTGGGCGTGCTGCGCATCGGCCTGTTCGCCTCGCCGGACTACCTGCAGAAGCAGGGCGTGCCGCAGGCGGTGCGCGACCTGAGTCATCACAACTGCCTCGATTTCCGCGGCACCGGCCGCGGCGAGACGCAATGGCGCCTGGTCGGCCCCGACGGCCTGAAGACCGTGGCCGTGCGCGCGCGCCTGAATGCCGACAGCCTGTCCTATCTCGAAACGCTGATCGCGAGCGGCGCCGGCATCGGCCCGCTGCCGCTCTATGCCGGCGGCGTCGCCCGCGCCAACGCCCCGCTGCCGCGCCTGGTGCGGGTGCTGCCCGAATATGCTACCAGCGGCGAGCCCCTGCATCTGGTCACGCCCACCGCCCGCTTCATTCCCAAGCGGGTTCGCCTGCTGATCGACATGCTGACGGAAGCGATCCGCCACGAGCTGGACAGCAGCGATCCGGCATGA